In Zingiber officinale cultivar Zhangliang chromosome 3A, Zo_v1.1, whole genome shotgun sequence, the DNA window ctaagcaatattggtttttgcttagtgacttgactCCATGTGAGTCAAACAAGTCTAAGTGAAGGAGATCAAGTATTGAATTAGTCttatttaagttggttaacttgtgagttgacttggtttgtttaccctgttgacacgcattacaaattgaatttttttataaattttaatttgggcaaacctctgactaagccattttgactcatttttgaaatgagtctggtatgagtatgacctagtcttctgtgccacaacttggttttctcttgttgtgccaatagacactttagtgaggaggttggaaggtcaattgtatagatattctttttcctaattcccttaagtgtgattttaggattttcaatatttttaattaagcactcagattttgaaaatgtgactaagtacccTGAGTCATATAACTGACTAATACTTAGTAAGTTAAAATTGAATTGATCAACTAGTAAAACTTTACGAATATAAAAATCGGAACTCAGTTGGATATTACCTGTTTCGATTACCTTAAGtgttccatcgttgccgaatgcaattggccctaggttcttgaattttagcttagtaaatttcaatctgtctccagtcatgtgcctgGAGCACCCGCTATCTAGCATCTATTAATCCAAATgcttatgttcctacacataaagtattcgATTTTGTTCAATTTGACGGATTCAAGAGATAGTTTaatttgattgaaattaactccttaatatCCATCTCACTCAGTCTAGTTTATCATACATGGTATTCCTATggatgattgtgagatggttttgtGTTTAATGAGTTAAGTTTAGAATTGGTTGGGTTAATTTAgattgattgatttattaattgggtcaattgattaattaagttaattaatttgttaattaggttaaattaaattagattaatttaattagattaattagattaattatattgattaaattaactaattaaattaaattaaattaattgattaaattggattaaattaattgattgaattaattaattgattaaattgaattaaattaattgattaaattggattaaattaattgattaaattgaattaaattaatttatttaaattaaattattctaaTTGATTACTTATGTCCATCTCATTCCTTTTCTAAGTTATCATTCAGGGaaccttatggattttgtgagatggtttaattttatttttgatttaggttatcatctaaggattaatttacatttgagttagacttaggttttacaattagtcaattaaatatctatttcaaggattggtttCTAGGttgtggcaagacactaggccttcttgggtatgagatcatccaccacttctagacaaagccattcaaagaaattggatatttaattttccttttgaaatcctTAGGTCTAACTGAtgaagtgtaaattacgcctaggtccttatctatcctagtctaagtaTGTACAATAAAAGTAGTAaaggcaatcatcaaacaattctatctgTTGATAagaatagtttttctattggctccccctggatcatagcctcgatagggtccatcaaagtaatgtatttgatccttggggatccaatattgaccaagtccaacttgattaaccaagttcgacttggggacccatgcttggactaattttctattagTTTTATTTATAATTGATAAATAAGACTTGTATTTGCGTTTAGTCTTAAACCCAAGTCTGGACCGGTTGTAAATGACTtgctattttccaagaattagatcaagattcttggaacctagagtaaaccattccaatgtgtcctttagttccttgacttgatttttcaagatacaattctcttcttcaagcttttggacttcAGTTAAGGTTCTAGTCTGAATGGGATCAGTCAAGGAgctagagttagtcacttctttaagggttttacctccttttgaagtgatctGACCCggacatttgatttagctaacttatgcattaaataattaattaaattgtaaagtttatctatttgacaagtacttacagtgggtttaggcccttcagaaatggatacagatccatggcttcgttcggactcagcttccgattcgctctcggtttccgATTCATCAACTTGTTCTCGGGCTGTCAGTGCAAGAAAGATTGTCTACTCAagctcttcatcggaatcttcTGACAAGGATTTGTCCCAAGTTGCTTGTAGTGCTttctttttcctctgcttcttttcttccttttggtttggacagTTGGCTTCTGCATGCCCCTTTTAgttgcagccatagcaggttacttcgaCTTGACTCTTGGACTGGCTTGCACCATCTTGGACTGAATCGCCTTCTTAATGTACTTCTttgtgaatcccttcttctttctgcagagcttgcatactagattgACGAGTTCGGCTGCTATCTCATCGTCGTCATCTTCTGTGTCCGGTTCTTCTTCAGACTTTGGTTCAGTTTTATACTTTTTTTTTACTTCCTGGGTTcttcttgtacctgcaatcaaggcaatacccttctcgtctgagcatgcattagtctgttcatgcaattcaaatttagaaaaaagttcgtctaacttaattaaagaaagatccttggataccttgtaagcatctaccatggatgcccacaaggtattccatggaaaagcatttaacgcatacctgattaTGTCGCGGTTCTCCACCTTCTATCCGATGGTGTGGAGGCAATTGAGGAGGTCTTGTATACGAGCATGAAGTTGGCTCACcgactcaccttcctacattttcatgttatacaatttattcaaAAGCAAATCATGTTTGTTTACCTTTGTATtagaagtgccctcgtgtagcttGATCAGTTTTTCCCACAGCTCTTTCGGACTTGAGAATGGGTCGACTCGGTTTAACTCTTCCTTTGTCAGTCCACATTTAAGAGTGCATGTTTCTTTAGCGTTGGCTTCAACCTTCTTTATTATGCATGTGCCCCAGTTCTCGCATGAAACTAGTTTTCCCGTGCCGTCGAGTGGGAGTGTGAtgccagtcttgatgatcatccacatctcgaactaggTTTGAAGGTaagactccattcggcccttccagtagtcGAAATCTTCGCCAGTGAAGAGAGGAGGTCGggctgtgctatagccttcttgatggaccATCTTAGAGAAAACCTCGCTCACAAAAAGACAAAGAATttggttccaagacttggtcttagaattagtagtgcgggatttaagaaaataaaaatgtgaactcgagtggtgttgcactaacttCGAGAAAAAGTCAATTGCAATAAAAATAGATCGGAAGGCGACAATTTTACTGATTCTGATCGACCCAAGAAACtaaaaattaccacgaaaaattgcttaaatggtggtttcaccaattcaaagtgaccccgctctaataccaattgtgttagaatgtatactaaaagtctagctttttatataaacatttattttgaaataagaatcacattggtcaaatgtctacatttatatgctaaatgtagttgttcatttaatttatattaaagataacatggtgtgtggtgtcacacagaagaccatgttatcagttccttataaattataaatagttactcacaaccaagatggaatgggacaaaccattggaatggttgtagtataatttggtattagtttatcttaactataaaattacactagtacactctgagtgcattgagcaggactatttgaggttgttctttttatactgactgtaaaaaaaaagaacaggacctctgttattatggaagtgtgtactcttaatcatgatataaataacaagcacgtatacttaatatttatttctttaatttatcaaagggtgaaatttagttcgttaaatcaataggcccgataagttgggaaataatattatttatatggtgtgttgttgattatataatgaagttgtgtcctagtgatctaggttggtaatgcccccttgaggagctcataaggattgtcatgtaaactctgtaggtgggcttagtccaacatgacaataaggttgagtggtactactcttggagcaaaatattaattaagtgagttgtcagtaactcatttaattagtgggtattcTATATCTTATTTTAGGTGAGACCAGAATTTTCTTTAGTCATGGATTGGTATTCTTGGCAACTTGGAGGTGTAAAGTATAATTTGGATGATGCGCAAACGTTGAATACTTGCAGAGTATGTGGTAGGTCATCCCACCCGTCTGCCATATGCCACCTCTTCCAAAATGAAGTTGGTCCTTTCACAGAACCAATTGATGATATCTGTACAGTTTGTGGCAGCTCATCCCATCCAACTGCTATTTGTCACTTCTTCCATATGAATGTTCCCTCTCTTCCAGAACTTCAAAATCTATTCCAAACCATACATCAATATGATTCAATTCCTGGTATTTATAGCTATGACCGGGGagatcatcaaattcagaactttcaACCCCAATACACTTTTAAGGAGGATGAACAATCAATTCCACAGTAGCATATCCTTGATTTACCTCAACACTACAATCAAGATTTAGTGGGCCATCAAAATTTGGACAATAACTGTATTCAAAGTGTTGAGCATTCTTCTCAACCAAATCAAAGTTCATCAAAATTTCAAGATGACTCAATATTGGATGGACCACAATAGTTGCAATTAGAAGAGCCAATTGCCTAGGAGGACTCCCAAGACTCAGATATTCTTGCTCCCAGTCAGATGATGACCAAAATACATGAATTACAAGAGATCTTGATGCAAGAGGGGATCTTGTTTTTTTTGATCCCTACATCAAGATGATGTGTTAAGTCCAAATTCGAAGCCTCAGTTGAAGGATGATTTGGAGGGGATGGAATGTAAAGATGAAGGCGACTGTGATCATGATTCTGTAGCTCTACTGGACTCCTCTACTGCTTTGAATGGTGATGTTATATTTGATGACACTCCGATCACTGATAGGACCATTGATGCATCTTTAACTAGTCTTGCTAATGTTCCTTTTGCAACTTTTGATAATTCTTTCTTGATGGATGATAGGATCATAGAAGAGGTAGATGTTGATATTAATATGCAGCCCTCCGAGTGGGAAGTGGTGGAAAGCCAGAGACCGCAAAGCTGGACACTCCCACCTTTGCCTATACTTCACATTCATCAGAACAAGGCCTCAACATCAACTGTGATCACTGTGCTCTTGACCTGGACACTTCAAGTGAACCTTCTCCTATCGTCAAGAAGAATCtttaaggagaagaagaaggagagagcaaTTCCTCATGATATGTTTCCCATGATTGAAGCTCCCTCCACATTTTGGGCCACTAGCCGAAAAGTCCAGAGGTATCTCACTCCGGCAAGATCACGATTTAGGCAAGCTGAATAAGGGGTTGAGCTAATGACTTTTGATCCTTTCTGTGAAGCTTGACAAGACGGAGActcgggagaaaaaacctaccggaggtgaagaataatacctgtagaacaccgatccgagaaacccaaagcggatcgggaagaatAGAGTCACCGAATGCCCCCCTTGCGCGAAGATCTGGTGACGAGAGAGAAATCCGACCGAAGACAACCCAGATtcggagcttccaagacttcctgcacacaagagaccagccaacactatcgtcagtgacctaaaaccggggtgggaatccctggttaggccctccaacgctcaagttagtgatctctcttggtatgtcagaaggaagaagaagatgaacagtagctggacattagggttatgagtgtgtgcaatgatgtgaacttaccttgccaacggagaggattcccctttttataccacttcatataacctccgtagtcatgaagtggaccccgatttgttagagtttgttatgagatgacgtaagctgcgtacttgtgataattgacttttaaggaatcttttttgtaccccagatgtaccttctttgtcatctagtacctgcaaaatagtctaaaagcacatttcccgccaaatatataacacctgttatacaatcacatactgcaaatatcttcaggaactactttatttgaaatattacttCTCTTCTATTTCACTAGTtcttttaaagtgtttctatcttTCCTACTCGCCCCTCCTATTTTTGCTACATCATAGATAACTTAATATACTAATGTTCCTTGTATTGATCGGGGTTAAGCTTaattaggtttgatcaattactattacctctcatgaggctccttgggTCATGCCCGTTCGTGCTCCTCTATGTTCATTATCCCAGCTGGCACTGGGCTATgttttatcaagtatgtaatttttatcaagtatcttttcaaggtattattcatCTTGGCCGATATttggctttccttcttaaaggtatgtctcgatcgacattagcctacctcctttgaggtatatgctgatcgatatgggtctgcttcctcggaggcatatcccggccgatattggccttccttcctgaaggtatgtctcgatcgatattgacctacctcctttgaggtatatcccggccgatattagcctacctcctttgaagtatatgctggtcgatatgggtctgcctcctttgaggtatatgctgatcaatatgggtctgcctcctttgaggcatatcctgaccgatattagccttccttcctgaagatatgtctcgatcgatattggcctacctcctctgaggtatatgttgatcgatatgggtctgcctccttggaggaatatcctgaccgatattggtcttccttcctgaatgcatgtctcgatcgatattagcctacctcctttgaggtatatcccggccgatattagcctacctcctttgaggtatatacttgtttgcctccttggaggcatatcccgaccgatattggccttccttcctgaaggtatgtctcgatcgaatttggcctacctcctttgaggtatatcccgaccgatattagcctacctcctttgaggtatatgctgatcgatatgggtttGCCTCCTTGAAAgcatatcccagccgatattggccttccttcctgaaggtatgtctcgatcgatattagcctacttcctttgaggtatatccctgCCAATATCGATCTATCTTCTCCacttggttatctcctttcccttccttatcggggatccataaaacataacccatatcactagtcttcccttcaagtctagtcgaaggaggtgtagacgactgactagacacaagtctgtttttgttttttcctacccgtgactttgCCACAGGTACTGAAGTGACCTTACAAATTTTATGTACAGCTATCTTGTGAACCTGAGTACAGTGATCTCGTGAACCttagtacagtgattccttgggtcctttgatcctttaaatagggctataaCCCTCTCTTTGTTCATCATCCACCTCAGTTCTTTTCTTTTCATGCTGACTTTCCCCGCTAAGAATATGGCCTGGGATCCCCCTCTTTGGGGGCGATccttgttggacaaggcgagatctatgtgtgcgtttattcaagttttttacttcagctaactctagggttcgagAAACCCTCCCAAAAAATGTCGTTTCTCGAGGTTTAGAATCTCCAACCGAAGGCGCAACTGCTCTGGAGACTCAACGAGCTTCAGAGGAATTCTCCTTACTCACAGGGGACCAACCaaatagcccatggatgttgCTACAAACGCGTAGCCCATGTTTCCCTTGGGCTAGGATTGGTTGCTCTAGTTGCAGAACTTTGGGGTTCTAACAGGGGAGTGGCTCTTTCAATCACCTTTGCACCATGGCCTGAATAGATCtgtccccttccccttgccctcGAGTCTTTCTGCTTCATAGTTTTCTTGGTCCCTGGCAAAATATTGCCAGTTCTGTCACCTAGGCAAGCTTCCTAGTACAATATTtccacttttgttccccagacAAGCTTTCTTCATGCCAAGTAAAATGTTCccacttctgctccatggtaagtttgactccagtgggactgaaattttctaagcctcccgagagcttatgtttgtaactttttgtTATCTGTTTGAGGTTTAATATTTTGagggaaaatgtaatgttatgtatttgatcagattctgagtgtaaaaataatcttttgtattgaattgaGTGACTCTATTGAGTCCTTTTTAATCTCTAAGAATAGATGTGATGTTGTGCCCTCCAATATTCACTCGTATGTTATAAACGTTGTTACTTCGACAAATATTCCTTTGTTTTATTACAAACAAGGTTGTCTCGGTCAATGTTATACTTACTTATTGTGGCTAATCGTTATACCGACTGATATTCGCTTGTTTATTACAAACAAGGTTATATCGACCGATATTATACTTATCTATCACAGCTAAAGTTATGTCAGTCAATATGAGTAAACAATTATCTCGATCAATGCTAGTTTACACTTTATAATGACATTAACTTAGGACATGTTATATGCCTAAATAGCTatccttagtttttcttgtccTCAACTTGGATTTAGTCAAACTCAGTCTCTTTTCCTTTATTATGCCTAGTAAACTATGtcttctttcaaaatttcctTGCTTGTGATTGGCTTTTCCCTTGGTGAGAGAATGTTGGAAGCGTATagcgaggtgttaccaaccccggcGTGATCCGATCTGTTGCATCCAgcataaatgtttctttatgattatgtgacacatactttctctctcttctacGTCATGTAAGCCTTTGTCCTTTTTCCTGTAATCCTCAGCGTCTACTGAGATAAAAATGTTTTAATCTAACGACAGCTatgtgtttttcaaaccctaaaccctttgtcttcttttcaactttgtcccttctttcCTTGCCTTAGCGTTCTTTTCTTACTGCAGTTTTCAATCAAACCTCGTGCTCACCATTTCTCGACGATCTCTTTTCTTGCTTccagtaagtaatctgttgttcTGCTAGCCTTTACTTCTGTCTACGGCTAAGGAAACGATCGCTCCTTGGTATGTtcaaatgtcttcttcctttgctaAAAGTGCTAGGCTTACTATCcgccgtcaatatgaaattcccagGGAGTATAGCATCTTAATCCCGAAACCAGATGATCGTCCTCATTGTCCCCttgctaattgcgtgacttttttcaaggatcagttgataggaggtttaaggtttcccattcctcctttcttaatcGAAGTAagtcagtattttgatattcctttgcagcagttTGCACCTAACGCTTTTCATTATCTGTGTGGTGCTTACATGCTATTTCGTCTGTTAGATATCCCTcatactcctcaaaatttcttcatgttttcttaccccaagtgttcggaacctagtgttttcttgttccagtctcggactaaaatggttctttttgaggatatgccctcgtctcttaaagcttggaaatccaatttcttcttcataaagtttccaggacccattccttggtctcatgcctggAAATCCTTCTTTGCCCTCCTTGCCCGACAtcagggagtttcatcttcatccttcttttcctatttattgtgagaagttgttAAGTCATCGACTTTCTATCTCCAAGTGActgagagtcgatcttctatacttgttcggcctaagccccgtcaagcctgatacacaaggctctttaggtaaaatccTGTTTCTTTCTCgttgattttaactaactaaaacatttttcttttctatgtagtggaaaACTTTTATTCCGCTTTGATCGATGAAGAACTGCGTCTGGAGGAGGACGTAATTCGTGCCAAAGAAAAAGTGCTTCTTGCTGCCATCACTCCACCGCCTCCAATCGAAGATCCGACTCTTATAGTTGAGGTACCCAGCTCTCTAGTGGTTCCTGAGGCTCCCGAAGGTCTCCTCGCAGAATCCCCGTTGTTTCTTTGCCCACCATTGCTTCACCAGTGGCTGCTGCTACCTCATCAGCCACCCCTCTTCCTATCATTGAACACACATCTCCTGGAAGTTCTGGTAAATCAATAGCTAAAGTTGTTACCGGCAAACGTCCGGGGCACAAGCTTACTAGGGTtcctcctcccaaaaggagacttGTCCTTCCTGCCGATGAGCTTGTCTCGGAAGGTTTTGTTTCTGCTGACCTTCCTTCCGATGAACCTACTTTGGCTgagctctatccttctctcaCCTTTTCTGCATCACCATCTTCCAGCACTAGTGCCCCTGGTGATGTTTCTTTCACCTTTCCATAATCTATTCCCGAACTTGGATCCTTACCTTCCTCACcctcttcttatttagtttttgctcctccttctGTTCCTACTTCCTCTTTCTCCACGGGTTCTTCCACCATTCCCGTCCTCCACATATTGTTAGGAGGTTCTTTTGCTAATGCTTGGGAGAAAGTTCGTCCTATTTTTGAAGAACTTATCATTCTCGAAACAATTGATCGTTTTCCCCATAGTGAGAATCAGGTATGTCTATTAACATCTACCTTTTATTCATCAGTGATTATATCATAaccctttattatatttctagcaaTGAATAGAAAATATGGGCTTGTCTCGGCTAATGTACAATCTCTACAATGAGAACAAGAAGCTGAGATCCGAGAACAACAAGCTGAAACAACaagttactgagttatcttctgccacATTTTTCGCTGcctccaagaaacaacttgaagtccaaattgaaagtcttcagacACAGTTTAAATCTGCTATggatcttaaccaagaattaacttccGATTTGGAGAAACGGACAGCTGAGTTTGGCAAGTTAAAGGCTGACTATGAATCGGCATTGGCTGAAAAACTTAAGGCCTTCCAGCTGAAGGATGACGAAATAACTTCTTTACATACTTCCCTAAATTCAGTTAAAACCGAGTTTTCCACCAAAGAAGctgaactgaagacttcccaaacaGCCTTGGTTGTCTATAAGGCTAACGAAGACACTCGCTACAAGGAAAGGGCCACCATCATGATTAAATCTACTGAATTCAACAGGCCGATAGTGAAGTCAATCCTAACAGCCTTTACCGCTGGAGCTGAGGGGGTAGTGGGACAGTTGCGAGAGGAAAACTTCTTAGCTCGCGATCCTCCTCCCAACTTTCTGGACCGTCGCAAACTTATAGATAACAGGCCTCCTGATCTATTTCCTTAGCTGACTTTAGAATGATTTTCTCACTTGAATTCAAATCCCTGTAAGGGGGACTAGGAATTTGTGATGACAGTCTAGTAAACTTATATAAAGTTGATCCTCCCTTCTCATTGTTAAACTTGTTCTTCCTTATGATGATTGTTTGTTTTTGAATATGTTGAATGTCACCTGGCTGGCCACCATAAAACCTCACCCAACATATTATTATGTTATTTATTTCGACCGTTCCATCGTGACCGGGCGGTATATATCAACGCTGACAAATACTGTCCGATACTTTATAAGCTAATTATGTCCCGTTCGATCTAGTATAGTCCTATTGCACTattctcaatatcggtcgatttgtTCTACTCTATTGATTTATACTCGTATTTATGCATGTCATCTTATGTATTATACttaaccaaatttcatatggttttatcatagtgGATGTCACCTGACTTACCATTATAAACCTTTGGTCGACATATTTGAATAGCATTTATCTCAGCCGATCTACTATGACTGACCGATTCATATTCACATTTATGAATCTTGTCCGGTATCTTTTAACCAAGTCTCATCTATCGACTAATGTCTCATACCCAACTTTTGCCTGGTCTATTATGCCCATTTGGGTTTGTTGttttattaaacaaataattcaaaattatagtACCTGACCgatttttcttttattcattagactttcttaagaattaaaattatatctagGGAAACTTAGTCGCATTTTTTGAGGAAGATTACTCAACTCAACCTCTCTTTCTTGGGATTCATTCCCCTTTTTggaatttgattttatcctttaatgtcattacccatttatgacgattggaattCCGAGTACTTTTTCTTGTCCTATTTCTTCTGCTATCtttatttgggggttttagcacaggaccaaaaggaaaacaagggttttaagaagttctcttctgctttcccacttttctcttcatctccctcgattcatcttccttctactGTTTCAACATGGCTACTTCCCCTCCTGCATGGTTCCTTTCGTGTGCTTCTGATCTTACGGAGACAGAGGAGGTGGATTTGAAGGTGACTTATGGTTTTCCTTATTATATAGTTCGCCCTACTTCACTagatagtccacatcttcctccttttgGGTGTATATTTATCTTCCGAGAACAAGTCCTACAAGAttttcgattccctcttcatccctttttatCTGATGTTAGTGTATACTTCAATATTCCCCTCAACCAACTTATCCCTCATTCTTTTTCTATTCTCATGGGTTTCATTGGAGTatctaaactgctagattttcctttatcccctcatctttttcatcacttcttcgttcCACGTCAGATAGACATGGGTGTCTTCAAGTTTCAGTCTCGCCCTAAAGCTATTTTGTTTAACCGCattccccctcaaggggaatgACACCATAAATTTTTCagtatgcgtctcccttctcctcctccttttcctatccaatggatctACAATTTACCTCCGGTTCTTAGTACCCATAATCTCCCCAGTGATCCCTCTGTTGCCTTTGCTTTATCTAAACTGAGTGGTCAAAATTCAGCTTGCCACATTTAATTatggagggtttaatgtttccttttgGGATAAGCAATATTGACACCCCCTTGGATGGCTCTTTCAGTACGTATAAACATTTTACCCTAcgtctactgattggtatatctTCTTTATAATGGTGCTTAATTCCTGTGTTTTAGCTGATGCTCTTCTCCCGACTTTTATGTACAAGAACcctactatgactaagtcctttgtgaataatctcggagaagagTGGTTGCGAACTCGAcgagctaatcctaattcctctaCCCTGGGCCTGCTGTCTAAAGAAGAG includes these proteins:
- the LOC122050380 gene encoding uncharacterized protein LOC122050380; translated protein: MWMIIKTGITLPLDGTGKLVSCENWGTCIIKKVEANAKETCTLKCGLTKEELNRVDPFSSPKELWEKLIKLHEGTSNTKEGESVSQLHARIQDLLNCLHTIG